CGCCCGGCCCCGGCCACTCTGCCCGCCTTTGCGGACGTAGCCGACCCGGAGCTGGCCCAAGCCGCCCAGTGGGCCATCGAGCAGGGCTACCTGAAAGCCCGCGCCGACGGCAGCTTTAAGCCGGACAAGGGCGTCGCCAAGTGGCGCGTCATCCGCGGCTACCGGGCAGTGACCGAACCATGACCGTGCAGGTAAAATAGCCCCACAGCACAAGGCCCCGCAGACCTTTTTCAAAGTCTGCGGGGCCGCTGCTTGTTTATCTATCAGCTTGGAACGCTGGATGAACACGCTTCCGCAGAGGACTTGCTCAATCTCGTCACAGAGTTCATTGAGGAGTTCAAGGCTAAATTCGGCGAACACGTTCATGTGCTGGATAGGGCACTGCATCTGGACGAAAGCACGCCCCACATCCATGAGTGCCATGTATTCGACTGCGAGAACAAGTATGGTGAGGTGACCCGGTAAGTGGCGTAGATTTGCGTAGAAAAGCGTGGATCGTGCAAAAACGGAGAATCTGGAAAAAATCGGCTTGTGGCCTTGATAATTCTACAAAAGTCTACGTTTCCCGATATTCGTGATTCGGCTCCAAAAGTGTGGTTTGGAAGGGCGGCATGTCCTAAGCAGCAGATGTGCTTACTCAATAAGTACCTTATGGAGACGGGATCTCTTCGGAGACTCCGTCTCTTTTTGTATAGAAACCACAGATGCAGCCCACTCTATCAAAAAGGGGTGAGCAGATGTCCGGCAAACGGGTATTGGCGTTGTATGCAGCTGTTCTGCTGGGGTTTGCGGTAGTTTTGTGCCGCCTGTATTTTCTGGCAGAGAACCATACCTATGCTGCCCGGGCCGAAGCACAGAGCACGGTCCGGCTCTCGCTGCCTGCCCGGCGGGGCAGCTTCTACGACCACAGCGGCCTGCTTCTCACCGGGCTGGAAACGCGGTATCTTGCCCTCTGCTTCCCGGGCGAAAACAACTACACACGCCTGTATGCATTTACGGACAGTGCCGGGCAGGCACTTTTGTACCGGAACCGCAACCGCTCCGCACCGTTTCTGCTGGAAGTGGACCGCGACCTTTCCGGGCGCGGCATACGCTGCTTTGCAACGGCACGGCGCTGCGCAGAAGTTCCGCTGTGCCAGCATCTGATCGGCTATCTGGATGCAGAAGGCCGCGGCATTGCCGGGCTGGAAAAGGCGCTGGACAGCCAGCTGGCCGGGACAAAGGAGCATGACACGCTGGTGTGCGCGGTCACAGCACAAGGACGGCTGCGGGCCGGGGAAACACCGCAGCTCACCCGGCAGGACAGCAGTGCGGTGGGCGTGCAGCTGACGATCTCCCGCCCGGTGCAGCGTGCCGCCGAAGCGGTGGCCGCAGACACCATGACCAGCGGCTGCATTCTGGTTCTGGACACGGCCACTGCTGCGGTTCGCGCCAGCGTCAGCGTACCGGGCTATGACTCGGATGACCTTGCCGCAAGTCTGGATGCACCGGACGGTCCGTTCCTGAACCGCGCACTGGAAAGCTATGCTGTGGGTTCAGTGTTCAAGCCGGTGCTGGCTGCGGCAGCGCTGGAGCAGGGCATCCTGCCGGAGTGCGAATGCACCGGTGCTGTGGTGGTGGATGGACAGATCTTCCGCTGCGCAGGCGGTGTTCCGCACGGAACGGTGGACATGACTGCGGCTCTGGAAAAAAGCTGCAACGGCTATTTTATCCGGCTGGGGCAGCAGCTGGGGGCAGAGACGCTTTTGCAGATGTCCCGGCAGCTTGGCTTCGGGCAGGAGGTGCCGGTGGCAGGTGCGCTGTACGCCGATGCCGGAAAGCTGCCGTCTGCCGGGGAGCTTGCCCAGAGCGGCCAGCTGGCAAATTTCAGCTTTGGGCAGGGCGGTCTGCTGGCATCACCGGTACAGATCGCCGCCATGATGAACACCATTGCTTCCGGCGGGGTGTACCGCACGCCTTTCTTTGTGTGTGGCTCGGTGGATGAAACTGACGGTACGCCGCTGGAAACGCTTGCACATCCGCAGTCAAGGCGGGTGATGAGCGCGGAAAATGCAGCGCTCCTGCGTAAAATGCTGCAGCAGGTGGTGGAAGAGGGCACCGCACAGGATGCTGCCTGGCTGGAAGAAGGGGCTGGCGGCAAGACCGGTACCGCGCAGACCGGGCAGTTCACACCGGATGGCACGGAACGCAAAAACTTGTGGTTCACAGGGTTTTACCCGGCGCAGCAGCCGCGCTACACCATTGTGGTGCTGCAGGACGGGCAGGTGAGCACGGAACATTCCAGCGCCGCCATCTTTGCCCGGCTGTGCGCAATGCTGGACCTTCTGGCATAAAAATGCACGGTTTCTGCTTGCTTTTTTGCGCTTGTTATGCTACTATATATTTGTATTTCTGCGTAGTTTTTGTTGAATTAAAATAAAGGAGCGTTTCAATCCATGTCTGTTATCGAAATTGTTGGCGGTGTGATCCTGCTGATCGCTTCGCTCGTCATCGTTTTCCTCACTCTCATGCAGCACACCCACGGTCAGGGCCTTTCCGGTGCTATCAACGGCAGTATGGGCGGCGCAAACAATGCCCGTTTGACCCCGGCTGATCAGATGCTGGCCAAGACCACCCGCATTGCAGGTATTGTTTTCTTTGTGGTTGCCATTCTGGCATGTCTGTTTGCAGGCCGTCTGGCAGGTTGACAAGGTTCGTGCAGCCCCGTGTAAAGGACGGGGCTGTTTTTCTGTGTTATGATAGGATGTCGGCGGCAGTCTGACCGCCGGGCAGGGTGGGGCAGCTGGCCCACGATTGGCAGCGCTGCGGCACGTTGGAGGCTGCGGCCATGGAAGAGCAAGGAGAAAAAATATTATGGCAATGCGCGATAAAATTGAGCACGCGATCCAGAATCAGCCGTGCACCGTCAAAGACCTCAAATCCAAATTCGGCGGGGACCGCGGCTCGGACCGCAAGGTGATGGAGGCTGTGGATCAGCTGGTGCACGAGGCGGTCATCTGCCAGCGTCAGGGCGTGTTCTTTACGGTGCGCTCCGGCCGTGCAGACAAGGCTCTGCTGTGCAAGGTGGTAAAACTGGGCAAGAATTTTGCCTTTGTCATGCTGGAGGACGGCACCAGCGATATCTTTATCCCGGGCCGTTTTACCCGCGGTGCCATGCCCGGCGACATGGTGCTTGTAGAAAAGTTTGAGCACCCCCGTGTGGAGGGCAGCGATGAAGGCGAGATCCTGGCCATTCTGGAAGAAAAGAACGATCTGGTGGGCACTGCCCGCCGCATTGATGGCCGCCTGAAGTTCGTGCCGGACGACTGCCCGGCCATCTCCATGCAGATGATGCGTGATTGCGAGGGCGGTGCAAAGGACGGCGACAAGGTGGCCGTGGAGATCCTGCAGCGCGGCAATCGGCAGGAAGATCACCGCGTGGGCGTTGCCATGCGGTTTGGCAGCTCGGACGAAGCAAAGCGCTGCGCAAAGGCCCTGCTCTATGCGCAGGATATCCACAGCCGCTTCCCGGATAAGGTTCGTGAGGAAGCCAAGAAGCTGGAGAACGCTGAGGTCTCTGAAAAGGACACCGAGGGCCGCATGGATCTGCGCGCCCTGCCCATCTTCACCATTGACAGTGCTGAGACCAAGGACATCGATGATGCCATCAGCCTGACCAAGACCCCGGAGGGCGGTTTTGAGCTGGGTGTCCACATTGCAGATGTTTCCAACTATGTCAAGCCCGGCAGCGAACTGGACAACGAAGCGTTTAACCGCGCAACCAGCGTCTACTATGCCGATCAGGTGGTGCCCATGCTGCCCAAGCAGCTTTCCAACGGCATCTGCAGCCTGAATGAGGGCGTGCTGCGTCTGGCCTTCTCCTGCCTGATGCATCTGGATAAGGATGGCAACCTGATCGATTACCGCTTTGTCAAGTCGGTCATCCGCAGCCGCGTCAAGGGTGTTTACTCCGAGATCAACGCCTTGCTGGCCGGCAGTGCTGACGACGAGCTGAAGGGCAAGTACCATGAAGTGCTCAGCCAGCTGCCCGCCATGAAGGAGCTGTACGGCCACCGTGCCCGCCTGCGCAAGGAGCGCGGCTGCATGGATATCGAGAGCGGCGAGGTGAAGCTGATCCTCGACGAGGACGGCCACTGCATCGATGTGAAAAAGCGCACCTCCGGCGAGAGCGAAGCTATGATCGAAGAGTTCATGCTGCTGGCCAACCAGTGCGCTGCCCACTTTGCCCGCGTGAAGCAGATCCCCTTCGTGTACCGTGTGCACGAGGAACCCAATGCTGAAAAGCTGGAGCGTCTGCACACTCTGCTGCAGGCCTGCGGCATCAACGATCACTTTGCCAAGGATGTGCCCACCCCCAAGGAGCTGAGCGCAATTCTGGAAGGTGTGCGCGGCGGCCCGTATGAGCAGATCATCAATACCGGTATGCTGCGCTGCATGTCCAAGGCTGTGTATGAGGAAAAGCCCAAGGGCCACTACGGCCTGGTGCTGAAGGACTACGCTCACTTCACCAGCCCCATCCGCCGCTACCCGGATCTGGCCATCCATCGCATCATGACCGCCCAGCTCAAGGGCATGGATAAGGATACCATGGTGCTGCGCTACAGCGACTTTGCCGAGAAGGCAAGCAAGCAGTCCAGTGAGCGCGAGATCATTGCAATGCAGATCGAGCGCAAGGCTGAGGACTGCTACAAGGCCGAGTATGCCCGCCGCCATCTGGGCGAGTGCTACGAGGGCCGCATTTCCGGCGTGACCCAGCGCGGCCTGTTCATTGAGCTGGACAACGGCGTGGAGGGCTTTGTGCCGGCTTCCAGCCTGACCCCCTCCGGTACCATGCTCACCGAGGGCATCCGCCTGTCCGACCCCGTCTCCGGCAAGAACTGGAGCCTGGGCGACACCATGATGATCACCATTGTGCGTGCGGATGTGAACCTGGGCAAGATCGACTTTGAGGTTGCTCCGGCAAGCACAAAGTAAGCAAAAAGATCAGAACACCTGTACGGCGTTTTCCTGCATAGGAAGAGACTGTACAGGTGTTTTTTGTCCGCGGACAAGAAGCGGTGGAAAAGGGGAGAACGACATGCTGAAAAACGAAACACTGCGCAGAGATGCAGATGCCATCATCCGTGCCAGCCTGAACGCTGTTCTGCCGGACGAAGCGGTGCGCCGCGCGCTGAAAAATTTCCGGCCGCAGGGCGGCAGGGTGCTGCTGGTGGCTGCCGGTAAGGCAGCATGGCAGATGGCCCATGCTGCAGTGAAATTTCTTGGCCGGGTGGATGGCGGTGTGGTCGTGACCAAATACGGCCACGTGAAGGGCACGATCCCCGGCGTGGACTGCTGCGAAGCCGGGCACCCCGTGCCGGATGAGAATGGCTTTGCCGCCACCCGGAAAGCGCTGGAACTGGTGCAGGGCTTAACGGCAGAGGATACGGTGCTGTTTCTGCTGTCCGGCGGCGGCAGTGCACTGTTTGAAAAGCCGCTGATCCCCGGCGCAGAGCTGCAGCAGATCACGGGCCAGCTGCTTGCCAGCGGTGCCGATATCGTGGAGATGAACACCATTCGCAAGCGCCTGTCCGGGGTCAAGGGCGGGCGGTTTGCACAGAGCTGTGCGCCTGCGCAGGTGTTCAGCATCGTGCTCAGTGATATTCTGGGCGACCCGCTGGATATGATCGCCAGCGGTCCGGCGGTGCCGGATACCTCCACCTGTGCACAGGCCCTTGCCATTGCGGAAAAATATCACCTGCAGCTTTCGGCACAGGCCAAGGCTCTGCTGGCACAGGAGACTCCAAAGGTGCTGGACCATGTTGCCACGCAGATCACCGGCAGCGTGCGGGAGCTGTGCAGCGCAGCAGCCAACGCCTGCCGGGAGCTGGGCTATGAGCCGGTGATCTTGACCGACAGGCTCTGCTGTGAAGCGCGGGAGGCTGGCAGCTTCCTTGGTTCCATAGCCCGCACCCACGCGGGGCAGGGCAAAAAGCTGGCCTTTCTTGCAGGCGGTGAGACGGTCGTCCATCTGACCGGAACAGGTCTGGGCGGGCGCAATCAGGAGCTGGCCCTTGCTGCAGCACCAATGATCGCCGGGCTGGATGCAGCGGTCTTTTCGGTGGGCAGCGATGGCACCGACGGCCCAACCGATGCTGCGGGCGGCTATGTGGACGGCAGCACGGCCGCAGCACTGGCGCAGAACCAGCTGAACGTGTACGATGTGCTGCAGAACAACGATGCCTACCATGCCCTCAAGGCGGTGGATGGGCTCATCATCACCGGCGCGACCGGCACGAATGTCAACGATGTGGCCGTGGTGCTGATCGGAAAT
Above is a genomic segment from Faecalibacterium taiwanense containing:
- a CDS encoding penicillin-binding protein 2; the protein is MSGKRVLALYAAVLLGFAVVLCRLYFLAENHTYAARAEAQSTVRLSLPARRGSFYDHSGLLLTGLETRYLALCFPGENNYTRLYAFTDSAGQALLYRNRNRSAPFLLEVDRDLSGRGIRCFATARRCAEVPLCQHLIGYLDAEGRGIAGLEKALDSQLAGTKEHDTLVCAVTAQGRLRAGETPQLTRQDSSAVGVQLTISRPVQRAAEAVAADTMTSGCILVLDTATAAVRASVSVPGYDSDDLAASLDAPDGPFLNRALESYAVGSVFKPVLAAAALEQGILPECECTGAVVVDGQIFRCAGGVPHGTVDMTAALEKSCNGYFIRLGQQLGAETLLQMSRQLGFGQEVPVAGALYADAGKLPSAGELAQSGQLANFSFGQGGLLASPVQIAAMMNTIASGGVYRTPFFVCGSVDETDGTPLETLAHPQSRRVMSAENAALLRKMLQQVVEEGTAQDAAWLEEGAGGKTGTAQTGQFTPDGTERKNLWFTGFYPAQQPRYTIVVLQDGQVSTEHSSAAIFARLCAMLDLLA
- the secG gene encoding preprotein translocase subunit SecG, with protein sequence MSVIEIVGGVILLIASLVIVFLTLMQHTHGQGLSGAINGSMGGANNARLTPADQMLAKTTRIAGIVFFVVAILACLFAGRLAG
- the rnr gene encoding ribonuclease R, with the translated sequence MAMRDKIEHAIQNQPCTVKDLKSKFGGDRGSDRKVMEAVDQLVHEAVICQRQGVFFTVRSGRADKALLCKVVKLGKNFAFVMLEDGTSDIFIPGRFTRGAMPGDMVLVEKFEHPRVEGSDEGEILAILEEKNDLVGTARRIDGRLKFVPDDCPAISMQMMRDCEGGAKDGDKVAVEILQRGNRQEDHRVGVAMRFGSSDEAKRCAKALLYAQDIHSRFPDKVREEAKKLENAEVSEKDTEGRMDLRALPIFTIDSAETKDIDDAISLTKTPEGGFELGVHIADVSNYVKPGSELDNEAFNRATSVYYADQVVPMLPKQLSNGICSLNEGVLRLAFSCLMHLDKDGNLIDYRFVKSVIRSRVKGVYSEINALLAGSADDELKGKYHEVLSQLPAMKELYGHRARLRKERGCMDIESGEVKLILDEDGHCIDVKKRTSGESEAMIEEFMLLANQCAAHFARVKQIPFVYRVHEEPNAEKLERLHTLLQACGINDHFAKDVPTPKELSAILEGVRGGPYEQIINTGMLRCMSKAVYEEKPKGHYGLVLKDYAHFTSPIRRYPDLAIHRIMTAQLKGMDKDTMVLRYSDFAEKASKQSSEREIIAMQIERKAEDCYKAEYARRHLGECYEGRISGVTQRGLFIELDNGVEGFVPASSLTPSGTMLTEGIRLSDPVSGKNWSLGDTMMITIVRADVNLGKIDFEVAPASTK
- a CDS encoding glycerate kinase, which codes for MLKNETLRRDADAIIRASLNAVLPDEAVRRALKNFRPQGGRVLLVAAGKAAWQMAHAAVKFLGRVDGGVVVTKYGHVKGTIPGVDCCEAGHPVPDENGFAATRKALELVQGLTAEDTVLFLLSGGGSALFEKPLIPGAELQQITGQLLASGADIVEMNTIRKRLSGVKGGRFAQSCAPAQVFSIVLSDILGDPLDMIASGPAVPDTSTCAQALAIAEKYHLQLSAQAKALLAQETPKVLDHVATQITGSVRELCSAAANACRELGYEPVILTDRLCCEAREAGSFLGSIARTHAGQGKKLAFLAGGETVVHLTGTGLGGRNQELALAAAPMIAGLDAAVFSVGSDGTDGPTDAAGGYVDGSTAAALAQNQLNVYDVLQNNDAYHALKAVDGLIITGATGTNVNDVAVVLIGNQG